A region from the Posidoniimonas polymericola genome encodes:
- a CDS encoding sensor histidine kinase — protein sequence MASASDGPPAKTAGIPSCCVDASAPGGGGSEASAAPFLGWVLDTSPYPPRWRCGRWTAGIGWLHIVSDTLIWAAYLAIPLTLGWFARTRPDLPFRRVYLLFGAFILLCGLSHLMEAVIFWWPAYGLAGCLKAATAFVSVTTVVALVRIAPLAMAYRSPDECETLIEQRTGELQLAQHEALQVIESSPTGIVMADESGVIIMVNGVTERIFGWKREDLVGRPIEVLLPVRYRAAHPAQRDNYFNDPSVRRMGAGRELFGLRANGEEFPVEIGLQPVQTRNGLRVVSAIVDTSERSAMARAIDAKSGELAEANAALLRSNQELETFAFVASHDLQEPLRKISSYCQLLKEEKGDQLDPEAVSYLDVSINGAERLRVLVKDLLSLSRIATQGEPLAPTDANACLNAALDNLALQIEESQARVECEGLPRVMADESQLTLLFQNLIGNALKYRSSEPPVINITAEGQGRECVVSIEDNGIGIPQEYAAKVFQIFQRLHSRDKYSGTGIGLALCRRVVERFGGSIWVDPAPGGGSVFRFQLITAEDQATINSGEQIYACGSAD from the coding sequence GTGGCCTCGGCCAGTGACGGCCCGCCCGCTAAAACTGCCGGGATCCCCAGCTGCTGCGTCGACGCGTCGGCGCCGGGCGGCGGCGGCAGCGAGGCGTCGGCCGCGCCATTCCTGGGTTGGGTCCTCGACACCTCCCCGTACCCACCTCGTTGGCGGTGCGGACGTTGGACGGCCGGGATCGGTTGGCTGCATATTGTCTCGGATACCCTGATCTGGGCGGCGTATCTCGCGATCCCATTGACGCTCGGCTGGTTCGCCCGCACCCGGCCCGACCTGCCATTCCGCAGGGTGTACCTGCTGTTTGGGGCGTTCATCCTGCTGTGCGGCCTGTCCCACCTGATGGAGGCCGTTATCTTCTGGTGGCCCGCTTACGGCTTGGCGGGCTGCCTCAAGGCGGCGACCGCTTTCGTTTCGGTGACCACGGTGGTCGCGCTCGTCAGGATTGCTCCGCTGGCGATGGCGTACCGCAGCCCTGACGAATGTGAGACACTCATTGAGCAACGTACCGGGGAGCTCCAGCTCGCGCAGCACGAAGCCCTGCAGGTAATCGAGTCGTCGCCCACCGGCATCGTCATGGCTGATGAAAGTGGCGTGATCATCATGGTCAACGGCGTTACGGAGCGGATCTTCGGCTGGAAACGCGAAGACTTGGTCGGGCGCCCGATCGAAGTGCTGCTGCCAGTACGCTACCGCGCGGCGCACCCCGCGCAGCGGGACAACTACTTCAACGATCCATCCGTCCGCCGTATGGGGGCCGGTCGCGAGCTATTTGGACTGCGGGCCAACGGCGAGGAGTTCCCGGTCGAGATCGGGCTCCAGCCGGTGCAGACCCGAAACGGTTTGCGAGTAGTCAGCGCGATTGTCGACACGAGCGAACGGTCGGCGATGGCGCGGGCGATTGATGCCAAGAGCGGAGAGCTGGCGGAAGCCAACGCCGCGCTGCTCCGCAGCAACCAAGAGCTTGAGACCTTCGCTTTCGTCGCCTCGCACGACCTGCAGGAGCCGCTCCGCAAGATCTCTTCTTACTGCCAGCTGCTGAAGGAAGAGAAGGGCGATCAGCTCGACCCGGAAGCGGTCAGCTACCTGGACGTCTCGATCAACGGCGCAGAACGGCTGCGGGTGCTCGTCAAGGACCTGCTCAGCCTCTCTCGGATCGCGACCCAGGGCGAGCCGCTGGCGCCGACCGACGCCAACGCCTGCCTGAACGCTGCGCTCGACAACCTGGCCTTGCAGATTGAAGAGAGCCAGGCCCGCGTTGAGTGCGAGGGGCTGCCGCGTGTGATGGCCGACGAGAGTCAACTCACGCTGTTGTTTCAGAACCTGATCGGCAACGCGCTCAAGTACCGCAGCAGCGAGCCTCCGGTGATCAATATCACCGCTGAGGGTCAGGGCCGGGAGTGCGTTGTCTCGATCGAGGACAACGGGATCGGCATTCCCCAGGAGTACGCCGCCAAAGTATTCCAGATCTTTCAGCGTCTGCATTCTCGCGACAAGTACAGCGGAACCGGTATTGGACTGGCGCTCTGCCGCCGTGTCGTCGAGCGATTTGGGGGCTCTATCTGGGTCGACCCGGCGCCGGGCGGTGGGAGTGTGTTCCGCTTCCAGTTAATCACGGCGGAAGATCAAGCCACCATCAACAGCGGGGAGCAGATCTATGCCTGTGGAAGCGCCGATTGA
- a CDS encoding GspE/PulE family protein — MPDNDSPQEGRRPESLLNDASAGRGPSGDAPEIVDSLIHQTFELGASDMHLLPMAHGLRVHWRIDGVLHHAGDLPKAVATHVVTRLKVLADLITYDNHKPQEGRLRTSPDRPPVRVTTMPTLFGEQIVVRVLPGNAHHLGRLGDLGMPESAYQVLSEALRQTTGAILIAGPAGSGKSTTAYALIREIAAASTGARSIASLEDPVEIVLPGVAQAQAAPHAGFDMHTGLRALVRQDPEVILLGEIRDDESAKLAFQAALTGQLLVTTFHAGDIATAITRLIDMGIPPYVLKGATQAIVVQRLLRRLCECSTPDCIVGCEECRGAGHQGRVVIAEAADIRHPDLADEIRGDYDRQRLHGKLHDHGSSSLREQAEALVEQGVTSRLELERVLGFPHKD; from the coding sequence ATGCCAGACAATGACTCGCCGCAGGAAGGTCGCCGCCCCGAATCACTGCTAAACGACGCCTCTGCCGGCCGCGGGCCGAGCGGCGACGCACCGGAGATTGTGGACTCGCTTATCCACCAGACCTTCGAGCTCGGCGCCAGCGACATGCACCTGCTGCCGATGGCCCACGGGCTCCGCGTTCACTGGCGGATTGACGGCGTGCTGCACCACGCGGGCGACCTCCCCAAAGCCGTGGCGACGCATGTCGTGACCCGGCTCAAGGTCTTGGCCGACCTGATCACGTACGACAACCACAAGCCCCAGGAGGGGCGACTCCGCACCAGCCCCGACCGGCCACCGGTGCGTGTCACCACGATGCCGACCCTGTTCGGCGAACAGATCGTGGTGCGGGTCCTGCCCGGCAACGCCCACCACCTGGGGCGCCTCGGCGACCTTGGGATGCCGGAATCGGCGTACCAGGTCCTCTCCGAGGCCCTGCGTCAGACCACCGGCGCAATCCTGATCGCGGGGCCTGCCGGGAGCGGCAAGTCGACCACGGCGTACGCCCTGATCCGTGAGATCGCCGCCGCGTCGACCGGCGCCCGCAGCATCGCCTCGCTGGAGGACCCGGTCGAGATCGTGCTGCCCGGAGTGGCCCAGGCGCAGGCGGCCCCGCACGCCGGGTTCGACATGCACACCGGGCTCCGGGCCTTAGTGCGGCAGGACCCCGAGGTGATCCTGCTCGGTGAGATCCGCGACGACGAGTCCGCCAAGCTGGCGTTCCAGGCCGCCCTCACGGGGCAGCTCCTGGTCACGACCTTCCACGCCGGAGACATCGCCACCGCGATCACCCGGCTCATCGACATGGGCATCCCGCCCTACGTGCTCAAGGGCGCCACGCAAGCGATTGTCGTGCAGCGGCTGCTGCGGCGGCTGTGCGAGTGCTCCACGCCCGACTGCATTGTCGGGTGCGAAGAGTGCCGCGGCGCCGGTCACCAGGGCCGGGTTGTAATCGCCGAGGCGGCCGACATCCGCCACCCGGACCTGGCCGACGAGATCCGCGGCGACTACGACCGCCAACGCCTGCACGGCAAGCTGCACGACCACGGCTCCTCCAGCCTGCGCGAGCAGGCCGAGGCGCTTGTCGAGCAGGGCGTGACCTCGCGGCTCGAGCTCGAGCGCGTGCTCGGCTTCCCCCACAAGGACTAG
- a CDS encoding response regulator: protein MNSPSRVLIVEDEEDIRESVAMWLGVAGYDTTQASDGVDGLESAVTSPPDAILLDMMMPRMNGLKAMEGLKATAATAEIPVVMLSASLRDEQRALDAGARFFIHKPYDHKKLLAALKSALA from the coding sequence ATGAACAGCCCTAGCCGCGTGCTGATCGTTGAAGACGAGGAAGACATTCGCGAGAGCGTCGCGATGTGGCTTGGCGTCGCGGGCTACGACACCACCCAGGCATCCGACGGGGTCGACGGGCTGGAGTCGGCGGTGACCTCGCCCCCTGACGCGATCCTGCTGGACATGATGATGCCCCGGATGAACGGCCTGAAGGCGATGGAGGGCCTGAAGGCGACCGCGGCGACCGCGGAGATTCCGGTGGTGATGCTGTCGGCCAGTCTCCGCGACGAGCAGCGTGCGCTAGACGCCGGCGCCCGGTTCTTCATCCACAAGCCTTACGACCACAAGAAGCTGCTGGCTGCCTTGAAATCGGCGCTCGCCTAG
- a CDS encoding response regulator yields MLATVDRVVFKSFPTPETRAPMPKLLCVDDDPDVQTTIEMRMRDYRVEVEHAFYGMQGITETIKNHPDVILMDIAMPNGNGEYLLDCIKRNAATSDIPVVVLTGMRDPGLRKKMISAGAAAFLSKPVAFDELLHTLGQFVDLRPHDQESR; encoded by the coding sequence ATGTTAGCCACCGTTGATCGCGTCGTGTTCAAGAGTTTCCCAACCCCGGAGACCCGGGCTCCCATGCCGAAGCTGCTCTGCGTCGACGACGACCCCGACGTGCAGACCACCATCGAGATGCGGATGCGCGACTACCGCGTTGAGGTCGAGCACGCGTTCTACGGGATGCAGGGCATCACCGAGACCATCAAGAATCACCCCGATGTCATTCTGATGGACATCGCCATGCCCAACGGCAACGGCGAGTACCTGCTGGATTGCATCAAGCGAAACGCCGCGACCTCGGATATCCCGGTGGTGGTGCTGACCGGCATGCGCGACCCCGGGCTGCGGAAGAAGATGATCTCGGCCGGCGCGGCCGCATTCCTCAGCAAGCCGGTCGCGTTTGACGAACTGCTGCACACGCTTGGGCAGTTTGTCGATCTCCGCCCCCATGACCAGGAAAGCCGCTAG
- a CDS encoding response regulator has product MNKTVLIADDDLDLAELLARRCESLGLTADIAANAMSALGKAEETLPDLVILDVNMPYGNGLGVCEMMADHHELAKIPVIVMTGAVCEDTVRRCHQLCAYYVPKGPELWSRIEPLIGELLHAEGDNDPTEESPAPGTGALLPPIVVGTPRGEQPEEASKVNLIDAAFEMLSPGRESDGIPQTESTEDPRPWILSIEDDEDVFWSISCRMEELGLDVRRAVAGRDGYRRAFFDTPSLILLDYELPDGNGDYVLRRLKESPATASIPVIVLTGRREPTIEHQMRRLGADEFLNKPYEWEQLREAVLSLAPTCQPARL; this is encoded by the coding sequence ATGAACAAGACTGTGCTTATTGCCGACGACGACCTCGACCTCGCCGAACTGCTCGCCCGCCGCTGCGAGTCGCTGGGGCTAACCGCCGACATCGCCGCCAACGCGATGTCGGCCCTCGGCAAGGCCGAGGAGACCCTGCCGGACCTCGTGATCCTCGACGTGAATATGCCCTACGGAAACGGTCTGGGGGTGTGCGAGATGATGGCCGACCACCACGAGCTCGCCAAGATCCCGGTGATCGTGATGACCGGCGCGGTCTGCGAGGACACCGTCCGGCGTTGCCACCAGCTGTGCGCTTACTACGTGCCCAAGGGTCCGGAACTGTGGTCGCGGATCGAGCCGCTCATCGGCGAGCTGCTGCATGCGGAAGGCGATAACGACCCAACTGAAGAGTCGCCGGCCCCCGGGACCGGCGCGCTACTGCCGCCGATCGTCGTGGGGACACCCCGGGGCGAGCAACCCGAAGAAGCGTCAAAAGTGAATCTAATAGATGCAGCGTTCGAGATGCTCTCACCCGGCCGCGAGTCCGACGGCATCCCACAAACGGAATCAACCGAGGACCCGCGTCCTTGGATCCTGTCGATAGAAGACGACGAGGACGTTTTTTGGTCAATCTCTTGCCGTATGGAAGAGCTTGGGTTGGATGTCCGCCGCGCCGTCGCGGGGCGTGACGGCTACCGACGCGCGTTCTTCGATACGCCGAGCCTGATCCTGTTGGATTACGAGCTCCCCGACGGGAACGGGGACTATGTGCTGCGCAGGCTGAAGGAGTCGCCCGCCACCGCGTCGATCCCGGTCATTGTTCTGACGGGGCGGCGCGAGCCCACGATCGAACATCAAATGCGGAGACTCGGAGCGGATGAGTTCCTTAACAAGCCCTACGAGTGGGAGCAGCTGCGCGAGGCTGTGCTCAGCTTGGCGCCCACCTGCCAGCCCGCGCGGCTGTGA
- a CDS encoding endonuclease/exonuclease/phosphatase family protein, with translation MKIPLRDSLTPKHCRPGVATWLALLIVMAMPPAVRAADGPIQLRVMSYNIHHGEGVDGKIDLSRIARVINDARVDVVALQEVDSGVERTAGVDQPRELARLTGLAIVFGDNIAYQGGRYGNAVLSRFPVEECVNHPLPSHYEGEQRGVMRVVLKTPDGWPAVRVLATHFDYRQGSTERLDSAEVVNQLLRDTAPDARSLTLLVGDLNAQPGSPTLLRLAEQWRSASAAPAPTFPVDHPTRQIDHVLVGKSSRWQNESFEVLAEPTASDHRPIVATLRFAPQQLD, from the coding sequence ATGAAAATCCCCCTGCGAGATTCCCTCACGCCCAAACACTGCCGGCCGGGCGTCGCGACCTGGCTCGCCTTGCTGATCGTCATGGCCATGCCGCCCGCCGTCCGCGCGGCCGACGGACCGATCCAACTGCGCGTGATGAGCTACAACATCCACCACGGCGAGGGCGTCGACGGCAAGATTGATCTCTCCCGCATCGCCCGCGTCATCAACGACGCCCGCGTCGATGTAGTAGCGTTGCAGGAAGTTGACTCCGGAGTAGAACGCACCGCGGGGGTCGACCAGCCGCGGGAGCTTGCGCGTCTCACAGGACTCGCGATCGTGTTCGGAGACAACATTGCCTACCAGGGCGGTCGGTACGGCAACGCCGTCTTGTCGAGGTTTCCGGTGGAAGAGTGCGTCAACCACCCTCTCCCGAGTCACTACGAAGGGGAGCAACGCGGCGTCATGCGTGTGGTGTTGAAAACGCCCGATGGGTGGCCGGCGGTGCGGGTGCTGGCAACCCACTTCGACTACCGCCAGGGGAGCACCGAGCGGCTCGACTCGGCCGAGGTGGTCAATCAACTGCTGCGTGACACAGCGCCCGACGCTCGCTCGCTGACGCTGCTTGTGGGGGACCTCAATGCCCAACCGGGCAGCCCCACGCTCCTCAGGCTAGCCGAGCAATGGCGTTCGGCCAGCGCCGCTCCGGCGCCGACGTTCCCGGTTGATCACCCCACTCGGCAGATCGACCACGTGCTTGTCGGCAAGTCCTCGCGTTGGCAGAACGAGTCGTTCGAGGTCCTTGCTGAACCGACCGCCTCGGACCACCGGCCGATTGTCGCCACGCTGCGGTTCGCGCCTCAGCAGTTGGACTAG
- a CDS encoding ATP-binding response regulator, producing MQLNDPIEVLLVEDDPDDRFLLEKQLRRDRGKICITSAESFAEAVEHLSSRDFSVVLTDLSLPDSVGVETVSRLRQHAGRTPILVLTSLDDEAIEHEIVDAGAQDYLVKGEVGGRAVTRAVMHAVQRQNALNEVTSLVAELESSQMLLTRKNEDLKRLYNTAQEIVDNVSHDLRTPLTVIKDYVAMISEGLIGEINAEQRRMLNKVSVRADDLNNMVDDLLDASKLESGLLGTWRRPVELGSVLDRVAPLLVQRAEVNQVALTIDCDDNTPRVFCDCEQVSRVLTNLTVNAVKYSGKGGEVSLWARHEPRDRQVRIGVTDTGPGIDHDSLKKIFQRFEQLSNAGGIASKGFGLGLNIAHMLCRLNLGELSVESEVGKGSTFSFTIPVAEPDEVLRRWLRGHPGAPELRLKELRVDEAVSEQSADELDNFLNCFVRRGDLLLRVGERAWLVVMAVGSVEAAQWCDRMKQELQRANRNRPLGPLPDFEVTLRCVWETQSTLDQRLTEFQCVREELAAPAENVTLTV from the coding sequence ATGCAGTTGAACGACCCCATCGAAGTCCTCCTCGTTGAGGACGACCCCGACGACCGGTTCCTCTTGGAAAAGCAGCTCCGCCGCGACCGCGGGAAGATCTGCATCACCTCCGCGGAGTCTTTCGCCGAGGCGGTCGAGCACCTGTCGTCGCGCGACTTCAGCGTCGTGCTGACCGACTTGTCCCTGCCCGACAGTGTCGGCGTCGAGACCGTGTCGCGGCTCCGCCAGCACGCGGGTCGGACCCCGATCCTGGTGCTGACCTCGCTCGACGACGAGGCGATCGAGCACGAGATCGTCGACGCCGGCGCGCAGGACTACCTGGTCAAGGGAGAGGTCGGCGGCCGGGCCGTGACGCGGGCCGTGATGCACGCGGTGCAGCGGCAGAACGCACTCAACGAGGTCACCTCGCTTGTCGCTGAGCTCGAGTCGAGTCAGATGCTGCTGACGCGGAAGAACGAGGACCTGAAACGGCTCTACAACACCGCGCAGGAGATTGTCGACAACGTCTCGCACGACCTGCGGACACCGCTGACGGTCATCAAGGACTACGTCGCGATGATCAGCGAGGGGCTGATCGGCGAGATCAACGCCGAGCAGCGGCGGATGCTCAACAAGGTAAGCGTCCGGGCCGACGACCTCAACAACATGGTCGACGACCTGCTCGACGCCAGCAAGCTCGAGTCGGGACTGCTCGGGACGTGGCGCCGTCCGGTCGAACTCGGCAGCGTTCTGGACCGCGTCGCGCCGCTGCTTGTGCAACGGGCCGAGGTCAATCAGGTTGCGCTAACTATCGACTGCGACGACAACACACCGCGGGTGTTCTGCGACTGCGAGCAGGTTAGCCGGGTGCTTACCAACCTGACCGTCAATGCAGTCAAGTACTCTGGCAAGGGTGGCGAGGTGTCGCTCTGGGCCCGGCACGAACCACGGGACAGGCAGGTCCGCATCGGCGTGACCGACACCGGCCCCGGCATCGATCACGATTCGCTCAAGAAGATATTCCAGCGCTTCGAACAGCTCAGCAACGCCGGCGGCATCGCTTCTAAGGGGTTTGGACTGGGTCTCAACATCGCCCACATGCTGTGCCGGCTGAACCTGGGCGAGCTGTCGGTCGAGAGCGAGGTCGGCAAGGGCAGCACGTTCTCGTTCACGATCCCGGTCGCCGAGCCCGACGAGGTGCTGCGGCGCTGGCTGCGAGGTCATCCGGGCGCGCCCGAACTACGCCTCAAAGAGCTGCGGGTTGATGAGGCGGTGTCCGAGCAGTCGGCCGACGAATTGGACAACTTTCTCAATTGCTTTGTCCGGCGCGGCGATCTGCTGCTGCGGGTAGGCGAGCGGGCGTGGCTGGTCGTGATGGCGGTCGGCTCCGTCGAGGCCGCGCAGTGGTGCGACCGCATGAAGCAAGAACTCCAACGCGCCAACCGCAATCGCCCGCTGGGCCCGCTTCCCGACTTTGAGGTGACGCTCCGCTGTGTCTGGGAGACCCAATCAACGCTGGACCAACGCCTCACCGAGTTCCAATGCGTGCGGGAGGAACTTGCCGCCCCGGCTGAGAACGTCACGCTTACTGTTTAG
- a CDS encoding response regulator, which produces MPVEAPIEILFVEDDDDDYFLSLKSLARDRVMVNTHRVEDGVAAMDFLRRAPPYEYAPRPDLILLDLNMPRMDGREVLKEVKSDPELKCIPVVVLTTSDDERDLIESYSRQANSVITKPVGLTQFRECLATLKKYWFTVVKLPGR; this is translated from the coding sequence ATGCCTGTGGAAGCGCCGATTGAGATTCTGTTTGTCGAGGACGACGACGACGACTACTTCTTGTCGCTCAAGTCGCTCGCGCGAGACCGTGTGATGGTCAACACGCACCGCGTCGAAGACGGTGTCGCGGCGATGGACTTCCTGCGTAGGGCGCCGCCGTACGAGTATGCGCCGCGGCCCGACCTGATCCTGCTCGACCTCAACATGCCGCGTATGGATGGCCGCGAGGTGCTCAAGGAGGTCAAGTCCGACCCGGAGCTCAAGTGCATTCCGGTTGTCGTCCTGACCACCTCGGACGACGAACGCGATCTCATAGAAAGCTACTCGCGTCAGGCCAACAGCGTTATCACCAAACCGGTCGGCCTGACACAGTTCCGCGAGTGTTTGGCGACGCTCAAGAAGTACTGGTTTACCGTGGTCAAGCTGCCCGGCCGGTGA